The Roseofilum capinflatum BLCC-M114 genome includes a region encoding these proteins:
- the proB gene encoding glutamate 5-kinase: MALTLVIKIGTSSLTDPQTGNLSLSTLALLVEVLSQLRRQGHRVILVSSGAMGVGCSRLGLKKRPRDIALKQAIAAVGQGRLMRIYDDLFSTLDQAIAQVLLTRRDLESRISYLNAYDAFQELLDLGVIPIVNENDTVATDELRRKFGDNDTLAALVASLVEADWLFLLTDVDKLYSADPNRVPDAQPISHVRSLEELTEVEAGEASTWGTGGMSTKIAAARIATNAGVRMVIMQGRYPNQIPRILNGEEIGTQFHPTPRTMNARKRWIANGLVPSGTVTLDPGAVKAICDRGKSLLAVGISGVKGRFQSSEAVILCDLEGKEVARGIVNYGSDELDLIKGHRSDEITDLLGYEGSDTVVHRDNLVLF; the protein is encoded by the coding sequence ATGGCCCTGACCCTTGTGATTAAAATTGGGACTTCTAGCCTGACCGATCCTCAGACTGGAAACCTTTCCCTGTCTACTTTAGCTCTCTTAGTTGAAGTTCTAAGCCAACTCCGCCGCCAAGGCCATCGCGTGATTTTAGTGTCTTCGGGGGCAATGGGGGTGGGGTGTTCGCGGTTAGGTTTGAAAAAGCGTCCCCGTGATATTGCCCTGAAACAGGCGATCGCCGCCGTAGGTCAAGGTCGCTTAATGCGGATTTACGACGATCTCTTCAGCACCTTAGATCAAGCGATCGCCCAAGTATTACTGACGCGCCGAGATCTAGAATCGAGGATTTCCTACCTGAACGCCTATGATGCCTTCCAAGAGCTGCTCGATCTGGGCGTGATCCCCATTGTTAATGAAAACGATACCGTCGCCACAGATGAACTGAGACGCAAATTTGGGGATAACGATACCCTAGCAGCCCTAGTTGCCAGTCTAGTAGAAGCGGATTGGCTATTTTTACTCACGGATGTCGATAAACTCTATTCTGCCGATCCCAATCGGGTTCCTGATGCCCAACCGATTTCCCACGTTCGCAGCCTGGAAGAGTTAACCGAAGTAGAAGCAGGTGAGGCTTCTACCTGGGGAACCGGAGGCATGAGTACCAAAATCGCGGCCGCTCGTATCGCAACCAATGCGGGAGTGCGGATGGTGATTATGCAAGGGCGCTATCCTAATCAAATTCCACGAATCTTAAATGGGGAAGAAATTGGCACTCAATTTCATCCCACTCCCCGAACTATGAATGCTCGTAAACGCTGGATTGCCAATGGATTGGTTCCCTCTGGCACAGTAACTCTCGATCCGGGAGCAGTTAAGGCTATTTGCGATCGCGGAAAATCGTTATTAGCGGTAGGAATTTCTGGAGTCAAGGGCCGATTTCAGTCCTCAGAGGCAGTGATTCTTTGCGATCTTGAGGGTAAAGAAGTGGCTCGCGGAATTGTCAATTATGGCAGTGATGAATTGGATTTAATTAAGGGCCACCGTTCCGATGAAATTACTGACCTTTTAGGATATGAAGGTTCAGATACGGTGGTTCATCGGGATAATTTGGTATTGTTCTAA